A stretch of the Xylocopa sonorina isolate GNS202 chromosome 12, iyXylSono1_principal, whole genome shotgun sequence genome encodes the following:
- the LOC143429852 gene encoding uncharacterized protein LOC143429852 isoform X1, with amino-acid sequence MISVTFVHVHKNAMGGANLHTPPSIFQYMTGQQTTSQQPDQWMQMPQVPPMSIPWSTPSLQQPELIKLESFLHQKKRKLAATDLLDLRQTKQFITEEKMAAHFKDLHISSNYQSESVSSVSTADKQPIPPRELNMELEMDAASIGETDQVKSGPRLVLSEELKRIQQEPILPNCLLSKLERPSMALVLWEPQSRHLRMFPSRDTPTPIPSTSDDNNNNNNNNINNNNNGSNNINNNNNNEDITDLNHTLSSNSSVFEPMEL; translated from the exons ATGATCTCAGTGACGTTCGTACACGTTCATAAG AATGCAATGGGAGGAGCGAATCTCCACACACCGCCATCCATATTTCAATATATGACGGGTCAACAGACAACTTCGCAGCAGCCTGACCAATGGATGCAGATGCCACAAGTACCTCCAATGTCAATACCATGGAGTACACCATCGCTCCAACAACCAGAATTGATCAAGCTAGAATCGTTTCTTCATCAGAAGAAGAGGAAACTTGCTGCTACCGATTTATTAGATTT GAGACAAACAAAACAGTTCATAACAGAAGAAAAAATGGCTGCGCATTTCAAAGATTTGCATATCAGTTCCAATTATCAATCGGAATCTGTGTCATCAGTTTCAACTGCTGACAAACAACCGATTCCTCCAAGGGAATTGAATATGGAGTTGGAAATGGATGCCGCCAGTATAGGAGAAACTGATCAGGTGAAATCTGGGCCCAGATTGGTACTTTCAGAGGAGTTGAAGAGAATCCAACAAGAACCTATTCTTCCAAATTGCTTATTATCTAAATT GGAAAGGCCCTCCATGGCTTTAGTCCTATGGGAACCTCAGAGTAGACATCTTCGTATGTTTCCAAGTAGGGACACACCAACTCCAATCCCTAGTACATCCGATGAtaacaacaataataacaataacaatattaacaataataataatggtaGTAACAAcatcaacaacaacaacaacaacgaagaTATTACTGATTTAAATCACACGTTATCGAGTAATTCATCAGTTTTCGAGCCAATGGAA
- the LOC143429852 gene encoding uncharacterized protein LOC143429852 isoform X2, whose protein sequence is MTNAMGGANLHTPPSIFQYMTGQQTTSQQPDQWMQMPQVPPMSIPWSTPSLQQPELIKLESFLHQKKRKLAATDLLDLRQTKQFITEEKMAAHFKDLHISSNYQSESVSSVSTADKQPIPPRELNMELEMDAASIGETDQVKSGPRLVLSEELKRIQQEPILPNCLLSKLERPSMALVLWEPQSRHLRMFPSRDTPTPIPSTSDDNNNNNNNNINNNNNGSNNINNNNNNEDITDLNHTLSSNSSVFEPMEL, encoded by the exons ATGACA AATGCAATGGGAGGAGCGAATCTCCACACACCGCCATCCATATTTCAATATATGACGGGTCAACAGACAACTTCGCAGCAGCCTGACCAATGGATGCAGATGCCACAAGTACCTCCAATGTCAATACCATGGAGTACACCATCGCTCCAACAACCAGAATTGATCAAGCTAGAATCGTTTCTTCATCAGAAGAAGAGGAAACTTGCTGCTACCGATTTATTAGATTT GAGACAAACAAAACAGTTCATAACAGAAGAAAAAATGGCTGCGCATTTCAAAGATTTGCATATCAGTTCCAATTATCAATCGGAATCTGTGTCATCAGTTTCAACTGCTGACAAACAACCGATTCCTCCAAGGGAATTGAATATGGAGTTGGAAATGGATGCCGCCAGTATAGGAGAAACTGATCAGGTGAAATCTGGGCCCAGATTGGTACTTTCAGAGGAGTTGAAGAGAATCCAACAAGAACCTATTCTTCCAAATTGCTTATTATCTAAATT GGAAAGGCCCTCCATGGCTTTAGTCCTATGGGAACCTCAGAGTAGACATCTTCGTATGTTTCCAAGTAGGGACACACCAACTCCAATCCCTAGTACATCCGATGAtaacaacaataataacaataacaatattaacaataataataatggtaGTAACAAcatcaacaacaacaacaacaacgaagaTATTACTGATTTAAATCACACGTTATCGAGTAATTCATCAGTTTTCGAGCCAATGGAA
- the LOC143429579 gene encoding calcium release-activated calcium channel protein 1 — MSSNNLAEKDTSSRSCVLIEDEKVPNERYGKGNTFTRHKSSDEIGGKLNKATQIDFAQFSYGTQRRRPNSLAYLPKQTQMSESNFSRYNSRTSLCPSQSELVLSPKSKQNRYVALDMKPIGNFPFPNRHVSPNNTLCACCCTCTGPHVPPTPPSSHHAEDGPEGLSWRRLHMSRAKLKATATTSELLSGFAMVAMVELQINEPTTVPEWLFVMFAVCTTVLVSVHIFALMISTYLLPNIEAISKLQLSRLVTESPHERMRSFIELAWAFSTVLGLFLFLVEVAILCWVKFWDYSFIAAAASTIIVIPVLVVFIAFAVHFYHSLVVYKCETSVADINELESIKRNLDNVTMRQSSV, encoded by the exons ATGTCGAGTAATAATCTTGCGGAAAAGGATACTTCGAGCAGGAGCTGTGTTCTGATTGAAGACGAAAAAGTGCCCAACGAGAGATACGGGAAGGGCAACACGTTCACCAGGCATAAGAGTAGCGATGAAATAGGCGGGAAATTAAACAAAGCGACTCAAATCGATTTTGCCCAATTTTCTTACGGTACGCAGAGACGCAGACCAAATTCTCTGGCGTATTTACCCAAACAGACGCAAATGAGCGAGTCTAATTTCTCTCGTTACAACTCCAGAACCTCCTTATGTCCATCCCAGAGCGAATTAGTCCTATCGCCTAAGAGCAAACAAAATCGTTATGTGGCATTAGATATGAAACCCATTGGCAATTTTCCGTTCCCGAACAGACATGTCTCTCCAAATAATACGCTATGTGCATGCTGTTGTACGTGTACGGGACCACATGTACCGCCAACACCGCCCTCTTCTCATCACGCGGAGGATGGTCCTGAAGGCCTCTCATGGAGAAGACTTCACATGAGCAGAGCTAAATTAAAAGCTACCGCAACAACGTCAGAACTGTTGAGCGGTTTCGCCATG GTGGCTATGGTTGAGCTGCAAATAAACGAGCCGACTACGGTCCCGGAGTGGCTGTTTGTGATGTTCGCTGTTTGCACAACCGTCCTAGTATCGGTACACATCTTTGCTCTGATGATAAGCACATACTTGTTGCCCAATATTGAGGCCATCAGTAAACTTCAACTATCTCGTCTCGTCACAGAATCTCCTCACGAAAGAATGCGTAGCTTTATCGAGCTGGCTTGGGCATTTTCCACGGTTTTAGGTCTGTTTCTCTTCCTGGTCGAGGTTGCGATCCTATGCTGGGTGAAGTTCTGGGATTACTCATTCATCGCTGCCGCTGCCAGCACCATCATAGTGATCCCAGTCCTCGTAGTATTCATCGCGTTCGCCGTTCACTTCTATCACTCGTTGGTGGTGTACAAATGCGAGACCTCCGTGGCAGACATAAACGAACTGGAGAGCATCAAGAGAAATTTGGATAATGTGACCATGAGACAGAGCAGCGTATGA
- the Sppl gene encoding signal peptide peptidase-like protein yields the protein MATYQVDYQWAYTIMDSSRISTFLISILLIVYGSFRSLNMEQEAREREKEKERSNLLTGILSNSSTANADGANGRVQTLNTMHALCLPLGASISLLVMFFFFDSMQMLVAICTAIVATVALAFLLLPMCQYIIRPCSDGNKISFGVCGRFTGAELLSFSLSVSIVCIWVLTGHWLLMDAMGMGLCVAFIAFIRLPSLKVSTILLTGLLIYDVFWVFFSSYIFSTNVMVKVATRPADNPVNLVARRLHLGGVAREAPKLPLPGKLVFPSMHQAGHFSMLGLGDVVMPGLLLCFVLRYDAYKKTQLLPGGCETGVPPPRHINRISYFHCSLIGYFLGLLTATVSSEVFKAAQPALLYLVPFTLLPLLTMAYLKGDLRRMWSEPFISQQPSKHMEV from the exons ATGGCCACGTATCAAGTTGACTATCAGTG GGCTTATACCATAATGGATTCATCTAGAATATCCACTTTCCTAATATCGATTTTATTGATAGTCTATGGCAGTTTCCGATCTCTAAACATGGAACAGGAagctagagaaagagagaaagaaaaggaacGTAGTAATTTATTGACAGGAATTCTGAGTAATAGTAGCACGGCAAATGCAGACGGTGCTAATGGAAGAGTTCAAACTTTAAATACAATGCATGCTCTCTGTCTACCTCTTGGTGCTTCCATTTCTCTACTTGTCATGTTTTTCTTCTTTGACAGCATGCAAATGCTTGTGGCAATCTGTACAGCCA TTGTAGCTACAGTTGCATTGGCATTTCTTCTATTGCCCATGTGTCAATATATCATTAGACCATGCTCAGATGGTAACAAAATATCATTCGGTGTCTGTGGAAGGTTCACTGGTGCAGAATTACTTTCATTCTCATTGAGCGTGAGTATAGTATGCATCTGGGTATTGACTGGACATTGGCTACTCATGGACGCAATGGGTATGGGACTTTGTGTAGCGTTCATTGCATTCATTCGTTTACCTAGTCTAAAGGTATCCACCATACTATTAACCGGATTACTCATTTACGATGTCTTCTGGGTTTTCTTTTCGTCCTACATATTCAGCACAAACGTAATGGTTAAG GTAGCCACTAGACCAGCGGATAATCCGGTGAATCTTGTGGCTAGAAGGTTGCACTTAGGTGGTGTAGCAAGAGAAGCACCAAAACTTCCTTTGCCTGGGAAATTAGTGTTTCCATCGATGCATCAAGCGGGGCATTTCTCGATGTTGGGCCTTGGCGATGTTGTTATGCCAGGGCTATTGCTTTGCTTCGTCTTACGATATGACGCGTACAAAAAGACTCAACTATTGCCCGGTGGTTGCGAAACAGGGGTTCCACCGCCGCGCCATATCAATCGCATTAGTTATTTTCATTGTTCTCTCATCGGTTATTTTCTTGGTTTACTTACCGCTACTGTAAGCTCTGAGGTGTTCAAAGCTGCGCAACCTGCCTTATTGTACCTTGTGCCCTTCACTTTATTGCCATTACTCACGATGGCATATCTGAAG GGAGATTTACGTCGAATGTGGAGCGAACCATTCATATCTCAACAACCTTCCAAACACATGGAAGTTTGA